A genomic window from Scomber scombrus chromosome 18, fScoSco1.1, whole genome shotgun sequence includes:
- the LOC133999841 gene encoding caspase-3-like, with translation MAAKDTMRSNKMKIVEALRGDRSLILNKVQEEELITEREYINLKDIPGKTVEGHVLELVDKIMSKGEPTCQDFLELLQTDEDIISTYPTLRNIQMNTRNIPTSVQATSSVNSDVGSQGSQTQKKEPYKWECKPVGLCVIINNKNFMKKKPREGTDKDAESLAEVFSWLGFRVLMCEDQESEKMKATLQYFASPGDLSQLQEFSAKEWSGSEFIDPQKAPEHGDAFICCVLSHGKLGEVSGIDDKYLSIKEITRTFRETEDSPLTGKPKVFLIQACQGSMTPSGVKSAEQNLQCDSSKPETTADLVNVLVAIATVEDYKAGRDPYHGSWFIQSVCQKLKEGCLKGENISEIFTSVTDEVSKKDGRTKEGPFKQVPEIRSTLTKSLVLSPHHK, from the exons ATGGCAGCCAAAGACACAATGAGaagcaataaaatgaaaattgtggAGGCTTTGCGTGGAGACCGCAGTCTAATCCTCAACAAAGTTCAAGAGGAAGAGCTCATAACTGAACGTGAATACATCAACCTCAAAGACATCCCCGGAAAGACTGTGGAGGGGCACGTCCTTGAACTTGTGGATAAGATCATGAGTAAAGGAGAGCCGACCTGTCAGGACTTCCTGGAACTCCTGCAAACTGATGAAGACATTATCTCGACTTACCCAACGTTGAGGAACATACAAATGAACACCAGGAACATACCTACGTCTGTCCAAGCAACTAGTTCAGTTAACAGTG ATGTTGGATCACAAGGAAGCCAAACTCAAAAAAAG gAGCCGTATAAATGGGAGTGCAAGCCTGTCGGCCTCTGTGTGATCATAAACAACAAGaacttcatgaaaaaaaaaccgaGAGAGGGAACTGACAAAGACGCTG AAAGTTTGGCAGAGGTGTTCAGCTGGCTGGGGTTCAGAGTCCTGATGTGTGAAGACCAAGAAAGTGAAAAGATGAAGGCTACTCTGCAATACTTTGCTTCTCCAGGCGACTTGTCTCAGCTGCAGGAGTTCAGTGCAAAGGAGTGGTCTGGCAGTGAATTCATTGATCCTCAGAAGGCTCCTGAACATGGAGATGCCTTCATATGCTGTGTTCTGAGTCACGGAAAATTGGGTGAAGTTTCAGGGATTGATGACAAGTACCTCTCTATTAAAGAAATAACTAGAACATTCAGGGAGACAGAAGACTCACCCCTCACCGGCAAACCCAAAGTGTTCCTGATCCAGGCCTGCCAGGGGAGTATGACACCATCAGGAGTGAAATCTGCAGAACAAAATCTGCAGTGTGATAGTTCTAAACCAGAAACCACTGCTGATTTAGTTAATGTTCTGGTTGCCATTGCCACTGTTGAAGATTATAAAGCAGGAAGAGATCCATATCATGGGAGCTGGTTCATCCAATCTGTGTGTCAGAAGCTGAAGGAGGGTTGtctaaa GGGTGAGAACATCTCCGAAATCTTTACCAGTGTGACCGATGAAGTAAGCAAGAAAGACGGCAGAACCAAAGAAGGTCCATTCAAGCAGGTGCCTGAAATCAGGAGCACCCTGACGAAGAGTCTTGTGTTGTCGCCGCATCACAAATGA